The Rhinolophus ferrumequinum isolate MPI-CBG mRhiFer1 chromosome 4, mRhiFer1_v1.p, whole genome shotgun sequence genome has a window encoding:
- the RNF170 gene encoding E3 ubiquitin-protein ligase RNF170, which produces MAKYLGEVKSLKLDDDSFIEGVSDQVLVAVVVSFALIASLVYALFRNAHQNIHPENQELVRVLREQLQTEQDAPAAARQQFYTDMYCPICLHQASFPVETNCGHLFCGTCIIAYWRYGSWLGAISCPICRQTVTLLLPVFGENDQSQDVAPLHQDINDYNRRFSGQPRSIMERIMDLPTLLRHAFREMFSVGGLFWMFRIRIILCLMGAFFYLISPLDFVPEALFGILGFLDDFFVIFLLLIYISIMYREVITQRLNR; this is translated from the exons ATGGCCAAATATCTGGGTGAAGTTAAAAGTTTGAAACTGGATGACGATTCATTCATAGAAGGAGTAAGTGACCAAGTACTTGTGGCAGTCGTGGTCAGTTTCGCTTTGATTGCGTCCCTGGTATATGCACTTTTCAG aaatgcacatcaaaacatTCACCCAGAAAACCAAGAACTAGTAAGGGTGCTTCGGGAACAACTTCAAACAGAACAG GATGCACCTGCGGCTGCTCGACAGCAGTTCTACACTGACATGTACTGTCCGATCTGTTTACATCAGGCCTCCTTCCCCGTTGAAACAAACTGTGGTCATCTCTTCTGTG GTACCTGCATTATTGCATACTGGAGATACGGTTCATGGCTTGGGGCCATCAGTTGTCCAATCTGTAGACAAACG GTAACTTTACTGCTACCAGTATTTGGTGAAAATGACCAGTCTCAGGATGTTGCACCATTGCATCAAGACATTAATGATTATAACCGGAGATTCTCAGGGCAGCCCAGATCT ATTATGGAAAGAATTATGGATCTACCCACTTTACTGAGACATGCATTCAGGGAAATGTTTTCAGTCGGGGGCCTTTTCTGGATGTTCCGTATCAGGATAATACTTTGTTTAATGGGAGCTTTTTTCTATCTTATATCACCTCTAGATTTTGTACCTGAAGCCTTGTTTGGAATTCTAGGCTTTTTAGATGATTTCTTTGTCATCTTTTTGTTGCTTATCTACATCTCTATTATGTATCGAGAAGTGATAACACAGAGACTAAACAGGTGA